In Candidatus Neomarinimicrobiota bacterium, a single window of DNA contains:
- a CDS encoding tetratricopeptide repeat protein: MISRSFKFLIIISFILMITNLFAQVSSDPLMEAYDLYKAGKYAESLEKCRALIKLEPDYPAAIFLLSKIYFNLGELDSARNYIDKAISLDPANQEFRKERENMSNFISKLAEASRLYNNAKYEEAEKIYLEIIKLNPNFADSYYLLARVYVKLGKYKEAKVYFTKALELKPDEKKYLDNYNAIVKQLLYEGNQLQKSRDYRGAIEKFKNAISLKPDDYLAYYLTSVVYLLIKDYDSTFKYIHKAIELNKEYPKAYLVKGKAHYYKGEYQKAIESFKMALEIDPEYVDALKNLGIVYYKMRNLDEALKYYFEALKHEKNDANIYENIGAILNEQKKYEESIKYLKKAVELDPRDNGSWLRLAQAYNFLGLPEKAKETVNRALQIKPRWAPALIELGLAEKALGNKSAAKQAFLMAARDPRYKKYAEYELQRLK; this comes from the coding sequence ATGATTTCTAGGAGTTTTAAATTTTTAATAATTATATCTTTTATTTTAATGATTACAAATTTATTTGCTCAGGTATCTTCTGACCCGTTGATGGAAGCATATGATCTTTATAAAGCGGGGAAATATGCAGAGTCTCTTGAAAAATGTCGGGCGTTAATTAAATTAGAGCCAGATTATCCTGCAGCTATCTTTCTTTTAAGTAAGATATATTTTAATCTGGGAGAATTGGATAGTGCCAGAAATTATATAGATAAAGCAATCTCCCTAGATCCGGCAAATCAGGAATTCCGTAAGGAAAGAGAGAATATGTCAAATTTTATTTCAAAACTTGCAGAAGCATCCAGGTTATATAATAATGCCAAATATGAGGAAGCAGAGAAAATTTATTTAGAGATAATAAAGTTAAATCCAAATTTTGCTGATTCATATTATTTACTGGCAAGAGTTTATGTTAAACTTGGTAAGTATAAGGAAGCAAAAGTCTACTTTACGAAAGCTCTTGAGCTCAAGCCTGACGAAAAAAAATATCTTGATAACTACAATGCAATAGTAAAGCAATTACTATACGAAGGTAATCAGCTGCAAAAAAGTAGGGATTACAGAGGTGCGATAGAGAAGTTTAAAAATGCAATTAGTCTAAAACCTGACGATTATCTTGCATATTATTTAACCAGTGTCGTTTATTTGTTAATAAAAGATTATGACTCCACCTTTAAATACATCCATAAAGCAATTGAGCTAAACAAAGAGTATCCAAAGGCTTACTTGGTAAAAGGTAAAGCACATTATTATAAAGGTGAGTATCAAAAAGCAATAGAGTCTTTTAAAATGGCTTTGGAAATCGATCCGGAATATGTGGATGCATTAAAAAATCTGGGAATTGTATATTATAAAATGAGGAATTTAGATGAAGCATTGAAATATTATTTTGAAGCATTAAAACATGAAAAAAATGATGCAAATATATATGAGAATATTGGAGCTATACTAAATGAACAGAAGAAGTATGAAGAATCAATAAAATATTTAAAAAAAGCTGTTGAACTTGATCCAAGAGATAATGGTAGCTGGCTTAGATTAGCTCAGGCTTACAATTTCTTAGGCTTACCTGAGAAAGCAAAGGAAACTGTAAATAGAGCTTTACAGATAAAACCACGATGGGCTCCAGCACTAATCGAGCTTGGATTAGCGGAGAAGGCGCTAGGGAATAAAAGCGCAGCAAAGCAGGCATTTCTGATGGCTGCAAGAGATCCAAGATACAAAAAATACGCCGAGTA
- a CDS encoding triose-phosphate isomerase: protein MRNIIVAGNWKMNKTIDESVDFVKTLQEKISTQIKPEVLIFPPFTSLYAVNVNIDKNKIKHGAQNMHFEKSGAFTGEISADMIKSCGCEYVILGHSERRHIFMESDGIISKKVATALENGLKPVICIGEKLEERQAGKTEEVLKRQFESAFSNVSDEQVKDCIIAYEPVWAIGTGINATPEQASDAHIFVRSLLKENYTDEVAESTPILYGGSVKPENCRELFEKDDVDGFLIGGASLKIDSFLSIILTVNEMIS from the coding sequence ATGAGGAATATAATTGTTGCCGGGAACTGGAAAATGAATAAAACAATAGATGAATCTGTCGATTTTGTCAAAACTTTACAGGAGAAAATTTCCACGCAGATTAAACCTGAAGTGCTCATTTTTCCGCCATTCACTTCCCTATATGCTGTTAATGTGAACATTGACAAGAATAAAATAAAACATGGAGCCCAGAACATGCATTTTGAAAAATCTGGAGCTTTTACAGGTGAAATCTCTGCAGATATGATTAAATCTTGTGGTTGTGAGTATGTTATATTAGGTCATTCAGAAAGAAGACATATTTTTATGGAATCTGATGGAATTATTTCCAAAAAAGTTGCTACTGCTCTTGAAAATGGGTTAAAGCCAGTTATTTGTATAGGAGAGAAGCTTGAAGAGAGGCAGGCAGGTAAGACTGAAGAAGTGTTAAAAAGACAATTTGAATCCGCCTTTTCAAATGTTTCTGATGAGCAGGTAAAGGACTGTATAATTGCTTATGAGCCTGTTTGGGCAATTGGCACTGGTATAAATGCCACCCCTGAGCAGGCATCTGATGCCCATATTTTTGTAAGATCATTATTAAAAGAAAATTATACTGATGAAGTCGCTGAATCAACACCGATACTATATGGCGGCAGTGTGAAACCTGAAAATTGTAGGGAACTTTTTGAAAAAGATGATGTAGATGGTTTTTTGATAGGTGGTGCTAGTTTGAAAATCGATTCATTTTTAAGTATAATTTTAACAGTAAATGAAATGATATCTTGA
- a CDS encoding phosphoglycerate kinase, translating to MARLTVDDISVKDKRVLVRVDFNVPLDEKQNITDDYRIRAALPTIKKLISDGGKVILMSHLGRPKGERKPELSLKPVAKRLQELLQGTKVYFVEDCIGDEVKKAVDTLKPGEVLLLENVRFYKGEEKNDPEFAKKLAELGDVYVNDAFATAHRAHASTAGVAELLEVKAAGYLLEKELKYLKDYLENPEQPYTAILGGAKVSGKIEIIERLIGKVKYLLIGGGMSYTFLKALGYEIGKSLLEEDKIDLAKSTMEKAKNLGCELILPTDVVVVSEMSSDADIEVINFKNIPSDKMGVDIGPETVATFNEIIEKSKTILWNGPLGVFEIEKFSTGTESVARKVAEVTEKGVITILGGGDTASAVKKFGLADKFTHVSTGGGASLELLAGEELIPIKLLERE from the coding sequence ATGGCGAGGTTAACAGTAGATGATATTAGTGTAAAAGACAAGAGAGTTTTGGTCAGAGTTGACTTTAATGTACCACTTGATGAAAAACAAAATATAACTGATGATTACCGTATCAGAGCTGCTTTGCCCACAATTAAAAAGCTGATTAGTGACGGTGGAAAAGTAATTTTAATGTCTCATCTTGGTAGACCTAAAGGAGAAAGAAAACCTGAATTGAGCTTAAAACCAGTTGCAAAAAGATTGCAGGAATTGTTACAGGGAACAAAAGTTTATTTTGTCGAAGATTGCATTGGTGATGAAGTTAAAAAGGCTGTAGATACTCTTAAACCTGGTGAGGTTTTACTATTAGAAAATGTGAGGTTTTACAAAGGGGAAGAGAAGAATGATCCAGAGTTTGCAAAAAAACTTGCTGAACTGGGTGATGTCTATGTAAATGATGCTTTTGCTACTGCTCATAGAGCTCATGCTTCTACAGCGGGTGTTGCAGAGTTGTTGGAAGTAAAAGCCGCAGGTTACTTACTGGAAAAAGAGTTAAAATATCTAAAAGATTATCTTGAAAATCCTGAGCAACCATACACAGCCATACTCGGTGGCGCAAAGGTATCAGGTAAGATAGAGATAATTGAAAGACTTATTGGAAAGGTAAAGTATTTATTGATCGGCGGTGGAATGAGCTATACATTTTTAAAAGCATTGGGATATGAAATTGGAAAATCACTTCTTGAAGAGGATAAAATTGATTTAGCAAAAAGCACAATGGAAAAAGCTAAGAACTTAGGATGTGAATTGATATTACCGACGGATGTAGTTGTAGTTTCTGAAATGTCTTCGGATGCTGATATCGAAGTTATTAATTTTAAAAATATTCCTTCTGATAAAATGGGTGTAGATATTGGTCCAGAGACAGTTGCTACTTTTAATGAGATTATTGAAAAGAGTAAAACTATTCTTTGGAATGGTCCATTGGGCGTATTCGAAATTGAAAAATTCTCTACAGGTACAGAATCGGTAGCAAGGAAGGTTGCTGAGGTTACAGAAAAGGGAGTAATTACAATTCTTGGTGGGGGAGATACTGCTTCTGCAGTTAAAAAATTTGGACTTGCTGATAAATTCACGCATGTTTCAACAGGTGGTGGAGCATCACTTGAGTTATTAGCTGGAGAGGAGTTAATTCCAATCAAATTATTAGAAAGGGAATGA
- the secG gene encoding preprotein translocase subunit SecG: protein MYTFLIILHVLICILLVISVLMQASKGGGLSGTFGGLGSSAIFGGREAATFLSKVTTSLTVAFFIVTIIIALLSAPRGQAESIIKKQAEKGAIPSATLPVPEGSLPQVQTPIQDNEK, encoded by the coding sequence ATGTATACATTTTTAATAATTTTACACGTTCTTATTTGTATACTATTGGTAATCTCAGTGTTAATGCAAGCAAGTAAGGGTGGTGGTCTTTCAGGAACTTTTGGTGGTCTGGGTTCAAGTGCAATTTTTGGAGGTAGAGAGGCAGCAACGTTCCTATCAAAGGTTACGACAAGTTTAACAGTTGCATTTTTTATTGTAACGATAATTATTGCACTACTTTCCGCTCCCAGGGGTCAAGCCGAGAGTATAATAAAAAAACAGGCTGAGAAAGGAGCTATCCCAAGTGCTACTCTTCCTGTTCCAGAGGGTAGTTTACCACAGGTGCAAACACCAATACAGGATAATGAGAAGTAA